ATGAACACGACCGTCGAATGCACAACGGTCGACCGTGCTGACGCATATCAGTGGACGCTGGTCTATCCGGATGAAGCGGACTACCTGCGAGGGCGTCTGTCCGTGCTGTCGCTCGCGGGGATCGTGTTACTCGGTGCGCGGTGCGGTCAAACCGTGGTATGCCGGCCGCCGGGCGATGTACCGATCCACTATTTCGTCAGCGAAATCCTGTTGCACCAAGCCGGCACATGACGGGGGAGTACTAGAGCGTGTTAGGCACTTCCGGTCGGACCTGGTAACCTGGCGGGATGACAGAACGCAAGCCATACCCGACGGATGTTTCGGACGAGGAATGGAGCTTCGCCGCTCCGTACCTGACCTTGATGAACGAAGAAGCACCGCAGCGCCGATACGGACTGCGCGAAATGTTCAACGCGCTGCGCTGGATGGCGCGAGCTGGTGCATCGTGGCGTATGCTGCCGACCAACTTCCCGCCGTGGGAACTGGTCTACCAGCAAACGCAACGTTGGTTGAACGCAGGTTGCTTCGAGGCGATGGTCAACGATTTGCGTTCGGTGCTGCGCGTGGCGCAACAACGTCAGGGTCAGCCCAGTGCGGTCATCCTGGATGGGTGCACATTGCAGTCCACGTGCGAAAGCGGTCCGCGTGCGGGTTACGACGGTTATAAGCGCAAGCGAGGCAGCAAGGTCCATATGGCTGTCGACACGCTGGGCCTGCTG
The sequence above is a segment of the Burkholderia sp. WP9 genome. Coding sequences within it:
- a CDS encoding IS5 family transposase: MTERKPYPTDVSDEEWSFAAPYLTLMNEEAPQRRYGLREMFNALRWMARAGASWRMLPTNFPPWELVYQQTQRWLNAGCFEAMVNDLRSVLRVAQQRQGQPSAVILDGCTLQSTCESGPRAGYDGYKRKRGSKVHMAVDTLGLLLAVHITPANEQERAQVAELARQVQHVTGQTVKLAFADQGYTGDTAAQAAREQGIELQVIKLSEAKKGFVLLPRRWVVERSFGWLNRFRRLARDYERLPETLAGLHFVVFAMLMLVHAGPIMQSA
- a CDS encoding GreA/GreB family elongation factor, whose translation is MSKSFRSFQNSTWIDSGHVLLPTVSAQQRAWVETLESTAVIVDPAEIPPHVVTMNTTVECTTVDRADAYQWTLVYPDEADYLRGRLSVLSLAGIVLLGARCGQTVVCRPPGDVPIHYFVSEILLHQAGT